The region agctagctgacatgatctacatctgagctactgagcatgtgcgagtgcaatcaaagatagtacagaagaagaagaagaaaagaggtctcactctgtagctaaaacagaaaccaggtgaaaagaggatctgcagcaatgtgcagtacaacaaaaatatggtgttttatttttattaaaccatgtaaacctattctggtacaaacttaaaatacaattatgaacctgaaaatgagtataatatgggcgctttaagcccccaatgtctcctTCCGGGCAacactgcctggaaggagacgttgggggcttaaaacaccatcgagcaagaatttggcccacccatgagaaagagagagacatcatgactttcaaacgagcaaagtggcagttggtcaaggccacacccccaccctccaccttgccccacctctttcctcctcaatagcatttaaagctacagacacagaaatggcacatacaaggtctatataaaagagacttcacataaagtattaggggaccactaaggtctatataaaagagacttcagatacagtattaggggaccactaaggcctatataaaagagacttcagatacagtattaggggaccactaaggtctatataaaagagacttcagatacagtattagggggccactaaggtctatgtaaaagagacttcagatacagtattaggggaccactaaggcctatataaaagagacttcagatacagtattaggggaccactaaggcctatataaaagcatccaaaaagcagtaAGGACCAAAGCAAATAGGACCTTTATattttgtctatttgtgtgtgtagatTTCTTCTAAATTTACCAGACGTTAGAAGTGTTTGGCTAACATGATTTCATTTAGTAAAAATGAACTGTCTCGCTGTAAATCTCTCAGCAGAAGAAGCAGCCAGCAGCAAGAACAATGATCAGAGAAAAATACCTAGCTGTTGTTGATTCAGATTGTCCACTTCAGTCTTCTGCTGTGCTGCTTGTTCTGCAAAATCAGAAACAGTTTCTTTAGACATTGCTCtagcaacatgacatcatgactttgcgtaaacatacacaccactttctaaagccacatggcgtgttatcgcgaggctacggttgggtttaggaaacgtgacatgcaggacacgatccccggtctcctgggtgaaagtcctgtgttgtttgacccatcctcccccccgaccaacctcaCTACACAGATTtttgccctttcatactactcgctacggtgtcaattcacacgcaatcgcaaggtactgtaagtcaatggaggccaaacggcgttgataaacacgctaaaaaacttgtatgcgtcttgataacacgccaataatggcatacgaattgacGTATCATACATATGCCCCTTCATGATATCAGTCTGGCTCTAGAGCTGCAAATATTGATGGATTAGTCATTATTAAATTGATctcaaactattttgataatcgatgaatcggtgtgagtcatttttttatgtaaaaacagtgaaacttgtgtgatgtcagcttgttaaatatgaatattttctagtttcttctgtcctctgtgacaggaaactgaatatctttataTATCTATATGAATCTAtaaaatactcagaccagcccgtctggcaccaacaaccatgccacgctcaaagctGCTTAGATcatctttctttcccattctgacattcggtttggagttcaggagattgtctagacctggactaaatgcattgaagcagctgccatgtgattggttgataaGATTATTGCATTAACGTGAAAtataacaggtgttcctaataatcctttaggtgaatGTATTTCTGCTATGACACGGTGTAAAACATCAAAAGTGGTTTCTAGAGATGGCTTCATTACTGTACCTTGAGTCTGCAGGAATTCTCTCTGCATCATCGTCATGTCAGCCTTCAGTTGAACCAACGAGGCGGTCATCTCTCTCAGCGCAGCGTAGATGTCTTGAGGAAAAGACTGCTGATAATCGGTACTTTCACTTGGGGAGGCGGCGCCAAGCAGCAGCCACAGCATAAAACTCACAGAGATCTTCATTCTCTCACTGGCAGCTTACTGTTGAACTGTGCCGTCTGTAAACCTGTGTGAGCTTTATGTAGAAacctacaacaacaaaaagggtgtgtgtgtgtgaacacaaaTCAATCGTACTTTGCATAATTAAGAGTGAAATGTCAGTATGAAGAACAAATATGGGAACCAGTTACACTTATTTCCCTGTACAGCAGAAAAGTAtgcatataaatacatttttaaagggtaacttctgtatttttcaaactttatttccccatgtttttgtgtctgttagaGCAGggcctgctgtgtgtctgtctcttgcgGGTGTTTTTCTCTGCTACATTGCAGCTCCATGGGCGGTGCAACACTGGGAGCACCTGGCCAGTCTCCCGGAGTCCTTAAAGTCCGAgacacaccgagccgataatcagccgttggacagtctggcgaggtcggtgactcgagtctgttcggtgtggtccgtgccgtcgtccgaggggccgtcggccttcatttgggccgatttgacatgtataatcggcggggtgggcactgccggcagtcagactcaaatgacccatctgattggtggagagctaacccggaaacgaggagcgggatgagcgtgactagagtctctcaaaatctgacgaaaatcttttaaactgacctttgtttgttgtttgttgttccgGAGAAGCCAGgcccacgtgacgcgtttgtccaatcagctgccggttttcatttttgggcgacaatacagattagcgccgcctgctgttatggagacgtattacgtctcatctcttcggtgtgttctgaggaacttttttgaccaactcggggagactgatcagtccgactggcttttctgccgacggtcggccgtctggtcggtgtgtctgcagctttaTTGACAGCCAGCTGCTCCACCCTCAACCTTTAGCTttaatttgggccgatttgacttgttgaatcggccagtgggcagtcggactcaacgACGAATCCGATTGGTGGAGttctagcccttgactagcaaATTAATTCCtctaaaatctgatgaaaatcttttaaactgacctttgttgatctgaaatgaaggcagattcagcaactgcacggcctatttctctcttaaaatgttttcagaaacacgtttcggtgaactattttagtacaatatgagatcgtattctgaacgagctaCCATGATggtcgtcatttccggttttcactttttttaggcaacaatacagattagcgccacctgctgttatggagacgtattacgtctcgcccagaacgtacgctcaagtcgctTCGATGTGTTCttagtagaggtgtgaatctcactgatctcccgattcgattacgattatcaaaATCAGCAATTCAATTtgattcgattcgatatctcgatgcatcacgatgcgtcaaatgcATCTTTACTATTAAAGCCAtctaggatatttaattcatagcttttcaagcttcaaaaacaaaacattctgcagtgctctaatactaaataaactggatacataaaactatacagcactgagcacatggcacttcctgaatgtgcaaaacataccagaatatgtaaacagaaatgttgttaggcatacattaaattgtaaatagAAATAAACGATTATGAGCCGgtcgattatcgatgcagcatcgtccatgtccacgattcgatgcatcgattatttgattaatttcaacacctctagttctgaggcacttttttgacctcggggagactgatcagtccgactgccttttctgctgacggtcggccgtcgagtatgtgtgtcagagcctttagacTCAGTGAGACATTATCATACTATCTTACTCACCACTCAGCTTAGTGGCAGTATTATGGGCTGGTATGTACATGTGTTGATGGGGAGTGCAAGGACTGGTGGGCTGGTCTGGGGCTCAAAAGTCCCAAGATTTTTGCAATAAATTAAAACCGCAAAACATGTCCAATCGGCACCCATGAATGGTGAAAGAATCAAaccgggacaaaagcatattgtCCCAGCCCTAGAGTTCatatgtgaaaacagctttacattCGTTGTTTCTTCATACTGCTGTGATGTTGAATTTGATTATCTActttcaataagttaaagttgAAACAAACAGAATAAAGAAACGCTCACAGATATAATTGCAATGATATGTgtttatttgattaaaatgacagaaacaagaGAGAATCATAAACATTAATCACTTTTAATCACTCATCAATTAATTAATTCTCATTATTTGGATGCAGATGAAATCAGAGAATATCTATGAAGTGCTATGAAGACTTGTTTAAGACAACAAAAACCTGCATGACtatcacagagctgctgtttcTGTCTCACATGGGGAACAGCAGAAACCCACTGAAGGTGTTGTGGTGATTTTCGTTGTCAAACGCCAATGTGTTAGTCGCCAGATGCACAGACACAGTGTCTCCCACCTTCAGCAGCAGCGTAACGGCTTTAGAGGAACTCATAAAACCGGCCGTCTGATACTCGTATGCAATGAAAACTTGGTCTGAGTTCCTGACCAACCAGGCAGCTGAAGCGTGGCTGCCGTCTGCATATGCACCGACTGTCCACTCAAAGTTGTACGCTCCTCTCACCGGGGCAGTGAACACACCTGTTGGACGtacattattgtcattttacaaatagaaaaaaacaaaattcaacAGCAACTTcaacatacaagtgaaatgtaTTGGAGATGCACAATATATCAACATtaatctctgaaactggtccagtattaaaccagaaccgagctgtaatgtaaccctacaggactaatgttcagcagcagttagagtccactaaaagttctgttcttgctgctgacagactcagattattattctaagagtctgacaacattgtagaaaggatccctacagagatagagcttttagttaaagagtaagatccttttagtttaacatggaacagccccgaaatcaccatcaccaaactccaccagactccatgtaaataatcaggacttttagtgtgtatagagccagcatatctccaccagactccatgtaaataatcaggacttttagcgtgtatagagccagcatatctccaccagactccatgtaaataatcaggacttttagcgtgtatagagccagcatatctccaccagagtccatgtaaataatcaggacttttagtgtgtatagagccagcatatttccaccagactccatgtaaataatcaggacttttagcgtgtatggagccagcatatctccaccagactccatgtaaataatcaggacttttagtgtgtatagagccagcatatctccaccagactccatgtaaatagtcaggacttttagcgggtatagagccagcatatctccaccagactccatgtaaataatcaggacttttagcgtgtatagacccagcatatttccactagcctggatgccagccgaacttaacCCTGCCTAcaacattcgaggtcgggaagttcggtctggacttgctTCGTTGAGGAGCAATTATTgaccgaacaggatctgttcggaccaatcaaattgtcggacagatgatcaacagtaacagaatcaaccacgtcaccaaagaacacttgggttgaatttgtttacaacaggtggctgccgctggagaattgagatgtgtagctagattccaccatcgcgtctgttacagaagatatcgacagcgcattcattttaaaatcctcagcggaggagcctcaacaaccgCCCAAAAgcacggtagcgttatatggtggagcgagatagagagccctattttaacgatcagaaacgcaagtatcaaacgtgaaacgcaagtagctttgtgggcggatctcggccgctgttgctatgataccggcgggataaatgactcctgtgcccgacgcaaatctaaaatgggttggtctgaagtagctaggtgtggtttgggcgtaacgtgaaaataaccaatcagagcgtcatctcacattccctttaagagcaggcgcgcttgttctatggcggattgctattatgatggcggatttgcctggcacacgccagcgggagctgtccgagatgcggcaaagtaattaATGCCcatcttggccgggtggcgatggtgctgcggcctcttgggcgcatctcctcaagtctggagaggattgctgcagccatggagcgtgggcctccaaacgcaccaactgctcctgttgtgccccttcctcctccccccaatCCATTTCCGTCTACCCGCttcaccaggagcgcatcgcgtaTTGCCACTCCCAGACCAGATCctgccggagtgtccaatcccaccgtagttcaacatcacgtctccttctaatatttcctcatttatgtcatcaacacatccatgattcatggaaatgttgtgtaaaacacaacaagccacaaagaatgctgcgactttttgaggactgtactgtaaagtgcctcctgatctatccaaacacatgaagcgcattttcagtaatatttttccttgtatttatgtatggtttgcaaaaatgggaactgctcgtgtagatgagagaagcaaagtgtatacacgctacattatggccaagcatgcgcccctaaaatagcatctgaataacgcactactgactttagactagcaccactgactttagactagcgccactgactttagactagcaccactgactttagactagcgccactgactttagactagcaccactgactttagactagcgccactgactttagactagcaccactgactttagactagcaccactgattttagactagcgccactgactttagactagcgccacttagactagcgccactgactttagactagcgccactgactttagactagcgccactgactttagaccaggtttttcctggtcagtggcggaatggttttctgaaactgcaaaatagcaccagggaatgtttgagccggaacacgcctcctcttttcgctgaaccgcccccgggagcgcaaatacattccctaatttaccgacgtgcgtctgtggagggaaaagtcggGTGccaaataggaatgatacatgcgtcggtgcacaaaggcaattgcgctgagtgcaagatagggcccagagagtgagtgaagagagagagcccagcgttagaacaaagcacagtagcgttatatggtggagcgagatagagagagactgaaggcCCGagtgccgacagcggcgaaggccctattgaaactgaaggaattattattctttctttctttctttctttctttctttctttcttctttctttctttctttctttctttctattctttttccagtcaaatgaattggctttttgaggggcttaacatattcaaaaactcaccaaatttggtaatTTGGCAATTTGGTCGAACTTTAACGAACTcgtcctagagatttcatccgatcaacttcaaactcggtctgtgccatcataagacgttaaagatgaaaatttgttaaaagaaaaacttttcgtcatagggcgtggccgtggcggggtggccattttgtgcgtttcgccgccaaaacaggaagtgggtgtaactcgagtgtacgttgtccaactggctcgaaacttttcaggattcataagagtccaaccctgaggacaaataaaggctgatatttacttaaagtcatagcgccccctagtggcaacacgaagtaggcctaaaagtcaaggtgctatactttaacaaactcctcctagagatttcattcgatggacttcaaactttgACTTTGGGCCCGTCCATCGGTGCTCgcagctttcattttatttagtttctgtccactttgaatgaagtgtgttttacgatgctaaaagtcctgattatttacatggagtctggtggagatatgctggctctttacatgctaaaagtcctgattatttacatggagtctggaggagatatgctggctctatacacgctaaaagtggtttgaatcctatttaaagaatagggactactttgtgtctataggtaattatacatctgagcatacaaatatgacgtgcggagttccccaaggctcagttctggggcctcttctgttcaacatctacatgcttccactggctcagattatggaaaacaacaaaataagttaccatagttatgcggatgacacccaaatttacataaccttatcaccagggaactatagcccaatacaacaattaaatatgtgcattgaacagattaatgattggatgtgccagaactttcttaaattaaatgaagaaaaaacggaggtggttgtttttggagcgaaagaggaacgattgaaagtcagcgctcagcttcaaacgacaatgttaaaaacaacagacaaagccagaaatcttggtgtagtcatggactcagacctgaattttaaaagccacattaacataattaaaaaatcagcctattatcaccttaaaaatatatcaagggttaaaggacttatgtctcagcaggatctggaaaaacttgtccatgcttttatcttcagtagacttgactactgtaacggtgtctttacaggtctccccaaaaaatcaatcagacggctgcagctgattcagaacgctgctgctcgagtcctcactaaaaccaagaaagtggatcacatcactccagtactgaagtctctacactggcttccagtgcctcaaagaattgatttcaaaatacttttactggtttataaatcactaaacggtttagggccaaattatatttctgatctgctactacattatgacccacccagacctctcaggtcgtctgggacaggtctacttgttgtccccagagtcagaactaaacagggggaagcagcgttcagtttttatgctccacatatttggaacaaactcccagaaaactgtagGTCCacgttcttttaaatctaagctaaagacctatctttttgatgttgcttttctttaaataatctattaactttaatttcttatactgcactgtaacttttattcttatactgcactatcaattttattcttgtcttttaatgtttttaatttgtttattaatgtttttaaattgttttaaattgtttttaactgctctttaatgttttatgtaaagcactttgaattgccctgttgctgaaatgtgctatacaaataaagctgccttgccttgccttgctaaaagtcctgattatttacatggagtctggtggaaatatgctggctctatacacgctaaaagtcctgattatttacatggagtctggtggaaatatgctggctctatacacgctaaaagtcctgattatttacattacagtctggtggagtttggtgatggtgattttggggctgtttcatgttaaactaaaaggatcttactctttaactaaaaggtctatctctgtagggatactttccataatgttgtcagacacttagaataataatctgtaatttatttgctttttcaaatgttttgcaaaaaagaaatacattacttttacaAATACAGTGTTTACACGTGCTTTTCTGTACACATCATAGAAACTTTTATAAAGATAAATATCGGCATCGCTAAATATTGGTTTTCTGCCAAAATGTTGATATCAATGCATCCCTAAAATGTATTGTTAGAATATCAGCGCTACCTGAGGTTGAGTTGTAGGCATTTCCGATGTTGGTGATAAAGTTTTGGAAGACCAGGGTAGGGGGCGAGGGAAAGGGTCCTACATTTGCTGCTTGGCCGCCATCCAACAGAGAGGCTGAGAATGCAACCTGTCggactgacagagagagacagacagagagagagagaccgagagagagcgaaagagagagacaaagagagagagacaaagagagagagacagagatagagagacagagagatagagagacagagagagagatagagaaagacagagagaaagagagcgacagagagagagagagagagagagagagagaaaaaaaaatcagatcatCAATTAGAGTTACTTTGAATCAGGATATTTttttagattcaactttatacATTGTGCGAGCAGTTCGCGTCATCCGAACCAGAAGTAAAAAATTGTTGTGTGgcgcatgtgatgatgtgggggctaTTTAATGGCTAAGGCTAAGgaaactttatcaggatgcatatatcccggatccatgaaataacataaaataaaaatcgcCTGCCTCTATATGGAATTAAACATAAGaagtgtactcacttttgttgccagcggtttagacattaatggctgtggtTTGCGTATATTTTGAGGGGACCG is a window of Perca fluviatilis chromosome 16, GENO_Pfluv_1.0, whole genome shotgun sequence DNA encoding:
- the LOC120543772 gene encoding complement C1q tumor necrosis factor-related protein 3-like, with the translated sequence MTASLVQLKADVTTLQREFLQTQVRQVAFSASLLDGGQAANVGPFPSPPTLVFQNFITNIGNAYNSTSGVFTAPVRGAYNFEWTVGAYADGSHASAAWLVRNSDQVFIAYEYQTAGFMSSSKAVTLLLKVGDTVSVHLATNTLAFDNENHHNTFSGFLLFPM